In Mus pahari chromosome 16, PAHARI_EIJ_v1.1, whole genome shotgun sequence, the DNA window TGGCAGCTTCCCTCCAGGGCTGAAGGGAACTGGAGGCTCAGGTATGGGCTGGAAAGGGGCTCTGTGTGGTTCCCTCCACTGCCTccacccatccctccctcccccagggctGAGCTTGGCCTGATTTCTTCACTGTAGCTATTTTAAGATAAGCTGGAAGCAACAGCTCATGGTGTTGCTTGGATGTGTGAGCTAagactcttcccctcccccctgcatCTGCTGCCCAGATGGGCACAGACCAATGAGCACGCATGTGGAGGTCTGCTAGACACATGGCTGGCTGCCTGCAAATCAgcacatatatgtaaacacagGATAACTTGGGTGGATGCATGGCTGTAGAAGACTACACGTTGGGCTGGCACGTGACTGGGAGGACCCTGGAGCTGTGGTACTGAGAAGTTGGCACTGCCAGTTGCCTTAGCCCCTTGGAATATTGTCTACTGTGCTTCTGTGGGTGCAGAGCTTTACATCTCCAGTAAATGAGCCTGGgggctcatttctttctttgtggagATGACCAAAGCAATGACAAATGTCACTTTGTCCCAAGTTACCCAGCTGTGATGGGAACCCAGGAAAGACACAGTGAGTGTTCAAAGTCCCAGTTCCAGGCCTTGAAGGTATAGTTTCAGGCTAGAATGTGCGTCTGGAGTGCTGGAGACCTTAGGCTCAATCTTCAGCATCCCTGCCCACAAATAACCCCCAACTCGAGCCGTTTGATTGGAAATGAACACAGCAGGACAGTAGAATGCTCTCTCTGGGCTTGCAGCCTAACCACAGTGGAGCATGGCCCAGCAGGAATGGAGAATCGCCATTCTCAGACAGTGGTAGTCTTAGAAGTCACACAGTAGAGCAGGACAAACAAGGAGCATGCACTCCTTGCGATGACATGCGCATGAGATTGATGAGCACCCAACCAGTTTgcagtgaaggaagtcaggaagtcaGGACCCTTGGACCgtggcaggtgggtgggtggggtaggcaGGGCCTGGGCAGAAGGAAGCTAAGTGAATACACATGATGCAAATGCTTGGGAGACACTCCCTCCATGAACCAGCCATGTTCCACTGCCTCCTGCAGGTCTGGCTAGGGTAAGAGTCTTAAAAGGTAGCAGAGTGCAAGAACGCTGGAGGCGTTTTGTGTCTTGAACTGGCTGCTGGCTTCATTGGGAAATCACTTTCTCAAGTGTCTTTCTTTTAGGGGGCAGGCAGAGTTAaagcagtctttaaaaaaaaaaaaagatttattttgcacttttgctctctcctcttgctcttgctccccctccatccccctccccctcttgaataaactctattctatactagttttttaaaacactttttaaagttttatgtgtgtgtgagtgcttgctactcatgtgtgtctgtgtgtgacacatgcacatctgtgtaccatttgcatgcctggtgcctaaagaggaaagaggaggacactgggtcctttggaacttgagttacagatggctgtgagctacggtgtgggtgatgggaaccttactcaggtcctctgcaagagcagcaagtgcttttaactgctgagccatctctccagtcccatagcCGGAGccttgtatagccctggcaggccCTGTGTTCGCTGCCGTCCTGAGCACGGATTGCATGTCAGACTTTCTATCTCAGGAACTCTCAAGGTTCTGTCTCTGGAGCGGCGGCACTAAGGTCCCCTGTGTACttcatcttctgacttctgccccaggatctttgtgtttcctgttCAAAACTGCTTGGGATACCATTCTGGGACATCTCAGGGCTGTGTCTCCTCAAATGGCACCTCCCAGAAAACCTCTCATGGCTCAAGTAGACCTGTCACAGtgtgtgccccctcccccaccccagtgttTTCTTCACGGAACACACATGCCCTGTCTGACATCATCATATGCACTGGCTGGCTTTGCACTGGGCTCTCAATGCCTCGGTAGCATGCACGGAGCCCACTGTGGAGCCACGAGGGACAAATCTTCACTGATAGGGACAATGAAAAGAGCAAGCATCGGTGTGTGCAGATGTGGTCTGGAATATCTGGGGTCATGCTGCTAAGTTATGCACTGACAGGGGTCCCTTCACAGGACCTATAGACACCTCCCCACAGCTTCCTTTTTAGCTGACTGTATACAGATTTGTAGGAAGGGAGGCAAGCAAGCTTGTGCCCCAGACTGGGGGAGTGGAGGTGGAGTGGATGGTGGCAGACATGTGTGCCTGATAGTTGTGACATGTCGGGGGTTGGGGTGGGCACTTGCCTTCAGGTCTGTGGGGAACTCCTCCTTCTTCACCAGGCCTGTGGCTGCGGCAATGTTCCCAGCCCCAGAGAACACAGCTCCTCCCAGATGCGATGCCTGCTCCTTGGTTTTCTCAGCCACTGGAGCAGGGGTTAGAGGAAAGGGTTCAgtgccagcccccaccccccacatagtGCCCTAGAGCCTTCCCTCTTCAGGGGCAACCCCACACAGAAGCCTCAGAAGTCCCCCTGCCCCTCAACCCCCATAAAGCAATAGTTCTGGTCTGGTACCTGAGGCCACACCTTGTACCACTCCTTCTTTGGTCTTGCTTCCTACGGGGAGGAAAGAAGAACTTAGGGAACAGAGATTCCAACCTAACACTGGGGCTATGCAGTAAGCAGAAGGCCCAGGTAACAATGAGTCCCCTGAACCCCTCCATGAACCCCATCCATCCCACAACTCTCACCCCCATGCTAATTACACTCAGTCCCTATACATACTTCTTCAGGCCTCTGGTTCCCTGTCCCAGTACCCACGCCCTGCCAGTGGAGGCCGGCTGAGTACCAGGGTAAAGCTCTTAGCGTCTCCTGGTTTGCCATTTGGGCTGTGATGATGGTGGGGCGTTGTTCTTTCTTCATAGTTGGAAAACAGAAGCGCAGTAAAGGCCCTGCAGTTAGTGGCTGCGTGAGCATCCAAGGCTGACTTAAAACTGTTCCCAGCTACGGTGGAGTCCAGGATGGGAGGCAGTGATGCTGAGAAGAATGGCCATGCCCTTGCCCCATGCCCTGCCCCCTGCTGCACTTCTGCTAGTCTGTCTCCTCCAAACAAGGGCCCAGCTCTTCCTCTGGCTAAAGTGGAGAGTGTTAGGTGCAGGTGAGTCTAAAGGTGAGGCTCAGACTGCAGAAGGCCCTCGTGCCATTGGCTCTGTCTTCACCAAGATGGCTGAGTAGCACTGGAAGAGGCAAGAAGCTCTGACCACAGTGTAGTGTCCTCTAGGGCTCGGGGAGTCTGTTGCGTAAAGATTTAGCAACCAAAGGCTGGGCTAAGGACACCACAGAGGGGATGAAACTAAGCTAGCTAGAGGAAAAGGTGAGGCCAACAAGAATCTGGAGGACCAAGGGACAGGACTCTCCCTGCACGCTATTCATTCACTCACCAGCAAATTGTTTGCACATTTTATGTGCAAAGCCTGGGCCAATGGCTTGCTCTCTGTCCTTAATTAGTAGGGAGAGGATATTTAGACTCCAAGGGACTGCAAGAGGTGGAGACAATGCCTAGGCTTTGAGAAATGGGGAACATGTAGGTATTCTAAAAGGAGATTAGGGAGGAAGAACCcaaaagcaggcaggcaggactccacctgaggacctgagcaccaggcatgtatggTAAAAGCCACGTAGGTGGAGGTAGACATGATGGGCACCTCATGCCAGGCTAAAGGAGCAGAGGCCATAACACAGAGGTTcctgggaaagggaggaaggaaggaagcacctACTAGGAGGAAAGATGCCACAGCTGGGAGAGGCAGAGCTTATGAGTAGAGAGACAATAATGTGGTCCTGGGGTTTAAAGAAGgataggaaggagggaggggtaaAAAAGGGAGGCCAGGGCCTTGCTAGGCTGATGTGGGCTCAAGACACTCTTCTGCTGGGCTTAATTACTACTGCTCTTGTCTCAGGTGGCAATGCGTCTGGCCTCCCTGCAATTTGCTCGGTCCCCGAAGGTCCAAGGAACTATTCTGAACTAGTCAGATCATGTCAGTCTCTCACTTGTAGCCTCTAACAGCCATCACAAGGATGCTTCAGGCTGGCCTACGTGGCCTTCTTATGGATCGGTTCTTGGCTGCCCATCTGAGCTCCTCCAGCAAGAGTCCTGCCCTCTGCTTTTCCGTCCAGTCTATGATCTTTgcatcctgcctctctgcctttccaggcCCCTTAAGTGTTCAGGGCTGATCCTGCAAACCACCTGCCAGTAGCTCCCCCTTTTGCTCTCTTCCCCCAAATGATCCCCACACTTGCTGCTTGATATCAGATCCTGCCCCTCTGAGCATCCACAGGACGCTCGCTCGACACACAGTATGCTTTTAATGGTCACAATCCAAGCCTGCAAATGACCTTGGGCAAAACGTCCAGCTCTTTTCCACAAGAGCAAGCCCTGACCTATGATTTGAGCCCCGAAACAAGTCGGTGAACTTCCATTTCCAGCCCTTTTCTCTCGTTATGCAAATAACCCTACAAACTCCCCTTTCACACTTTGGGTGAGAGATATTAACCTCCCGACCTTTGTCCTGATACCAGCTGGCAGCTGCTGAGAGGATGAACTGGAGAGACTGCCAAGGTAAAaccacaggctgtgtgtgtgtgtgtgtgtgtgtgtgtgtattgggggcaGGGGCTGGTAGCTGGCGAGAGCCCGCCAATAACTAGGAAAGTGGGGCTTTCCAGCGGGATTTATACCCGGGCTTCTGGCAttaccagctgtgtgaccttgggcagagTGGTTAACAGAGGGCACCAGTCACTGATCTATAGACTAGCCCAAGAATGTTAGATGCTATAGCACTTCATTGCACTTGGCCTCGAGTAAAGATTCCCCACCAGGTCACTATTAATAGTGATGACAGGGTAAGAAAAAGGAAACTCGGGAAAGCTCACCACCTTGGTCCCTGGTTTTTCATTTGAACATCATCTCCACCagctcctatcccatccccacctcccaatTCCATGGACTGGCTGTGTCCCCTGTGACCCCTACTGACCTCGCCCATCTGCTGACTCATATTCTCATGCCCAGACCCCTTAATCACTCTGAGGACCCTTTCTGGAACCCTCAGAAGATACCCAGCCCTGCAGCCCCTTGCCCACCAACATAGAGGACGCCTTCCTTGGTCTTCTCTGCCGCCTCGGTGACCCCCTGCTTGGTTTTCTCAGCTGCAGCCACAACGCCCTCCTTGGCCATGGACAGGCCCTTCATGAACACGTCCATCCTGGCGGCCTGGGGAAGGCGAATACACAAGTGCCGGGGGCGCTGGCTCTGCACCCTCACTCGGGTCCTCCCAGGGGACCTGgtaacccctccctcccttcctctgactTGGCGCGCTTCTGGGCCGGGAGCCCCCTCCTACCCTCTCCACTCCCCAGCTCTAGGCCTCAGAGCTATGCTGCGGCGAGTCCTAGCGTCCTTGAAACCCCGGGATGCGGGGAGGGGCCAGCACCTCAGTTATCCGGAGATCTGCAACCTGCAGGCCCGCAGAACCGGAAGCTAGGCTCGGCGCGAACACCGGGGCCTGTCTGTACACACAACAGTCACACGGtctgcatacaaacacacatcacGGACatgctcacgtgcacacacagagaacacgGGGCGTTTAGAAGCGCATGGACGCTCCGGCACACGGGCACGGACGCACGTCCGCACGTCCACCCAGACTGTAGCAGAGAGGACAGAAGCGCATCCTGCAGTGCTCCTGCCCGCGCCCGCTCAGCGCTTTCCTTCTCTGTGCCCACGATTCTCCCAGGGCAATCTCCATCCCGCTTCTCACCTTACTACAGATCCCTCTGGATCCCCAGTTCGGTGCTCTTTCCGGAGCCTCACCTGGGTTTCGGGGCCGGG includes these proteins:
- the Sncb gene encoding beta-synuclein encodes the protein MDVFMKGLSMAKEGVVAAAEKTKQGVTEAAEKTKEGVLYVGSKTKEGVVQGVASVAEKTKEQASHLGGAVFSGAGNIAAATGLVKKEEFPTDLKPEEVGQEAAEEPLIEPLMEPEGESYEDSPQEEYQEYEPEA